The Candidatus Uhrbacteria bacterium DNA window CTAACCAACTGAGCTAAGCATCCATGCGCCCCCAAGATAGCCGCTTTTTCTGGTTGACGCAATAGCAAATGTACGATACTCTCCCCCTCGCCTGCGGACGTGGCGGAATTGGTATACGCGCTAGCTTGAGGGGCTAGTGCCAGCAATGGCTTGGAGGTTCGAGTCCTCTCGTCCGCACCATGCTCTATGATTCTTCGTATCCTTCTTGGGTTAGCTGTCATGGTGTTTGGATTTTTTATGGTCTGGAAGACCTATGACATCCAAGAGTTTTTAGGGAAGAGTGATTGGGCCGAACGAAAATTTGGCCCAGGGGGCACGACGACATTTTATAAATTACTGGGAGTTGGGTTCGCCTTTCTTGGCATGCTTATTGCCACGAATGTTATTTCAGAAATTTTGACGGCTCTTGCCGGTATTTTTGTTCGGAAGTAAAATTCTTCTCACTATGTTTGATCTCCGCCCCTTATTCGACCTCTCCTTCTGGTTTGCCCGCAAACCCTCAGCGCTTCTCCCCACGAGCACATGGGCGCTCCTCATCTCTTTTTTGGTGCTCTTTCTGTTGAGCGTGGCCTTGCGCATCCATCTGCGTCGTAAAAGGGCTGCCGACCGGTACCAGAAACACACGCGAGAACGCGTTATTGCGCTCACCCAGTCTGTGGGTCTTCTTGGACTCCTGTGGCTGTTCTTTGCTTACGAGCAAGTAACAGTCTTCCAGTGGCGATGGTGGCTTCTCCTGATTTTTGTAGGCGCGCTTGTGTGGGCAGCGCATATTGTCTATGAAGCGAAGCGCGTCATACCCGCAATGCGCAGGGGACGTTCAGAGGAACTTGGTAAGCTGAAGTATCTTCCACGCGCTGGTCGATAGTATGGACCCGCGTCGCGTGCTCGGGAACCGAGCGGAGCGTCTTGCGGCCGAGTACCTTGAGAGGAAAGGCTACGAAATTTTAGCGAGGCAATACACGACACGATTTGGGGAAGTGGATCTCATTGCGAAGGCGGGGGAGGAAATTGTGTTTGTGGAAGTGAAGTGGCGACAGTCGCTCGAAGCCGGGTATCCAGAAGAGTCGGTTCACCCGAACAAATTGCACCGATTGCAAATTGCCGCCGAGGCGTATTTGTGCGAGCAGAAAAAAGAGGACGCGCCGCACCGCTACGACGTTGTGGCGATGGTTGAAGAGGGAGGTCGCTTGGAAATTGAACACCTCGACGGTATCTGATCCGGCATTGACGCGCCGGTGTTTTTGTGCCACGATGACGCTCTTCTGCCTCGTCAGCGGAAGCGGGCACGAGCCTGAAGAAAGCCGGCCTCCCAATGGTGGGAGAAAACATCGCACGAGCGGTGGGCTGGCGGAACATACACCCGCGACAAGTACGCACGAGCGTACGGGAATGGTTCCGCGCGGTAAGGGTCAATCCGCGCGGCCATGCACGCGCATGGGCCAAATGGCGACTGTTGTTCCAGACCTTGGGGTGAAACCCATGCGACACGAACGCGAACCTTCCATCAACCACTTCACCGACCTCGCTCGCTGGGGCATGCTGGGAGCCTACCTGCTCCTCATGTATGCCGCACGCGGGAACAGGAAGGAGCTCCGGCGCCTTCACGACACGATCATCCCCGCCTCCTGCCGCCTCCTGCGCGAGGACTACTTGCTGTTCGAGCAGCGGTTCGAAGCTCACACCGACACGCACGAATGGAGTCAGGGCGGCCTGCTTCCCTTGAGCGACAATCTCTTCGTTGGGGACTTCAACATCGCGCGGATGAGGGAAACTGACACGTTCGGGCAGCGGAGGCTGGGGCATGCAACCCTCTGCCGGTACTACGCGCAGGTCCTCAACAAGGACCGCGAGCGCAGTACTCGCGAGGAGTTCAGCACTACGGGAGCGAGGATGATCCTGGGGAGCACGGAGCGCTTTGGACATGGTTCCTACCACTTCCACGTGTACCTCCGGGATCTCGACCAGCGCTTCGGCTGCAGTGTGCACCGTGACCCGGCTGGGTTCTTCGTCACTCTCATGCTGGGCGATATCGAACTCACCGAGCCCGTCACGCACTACCTGCGCAATCAGCTTCCCCCCTCCACGAGGCGGCGGACTGACGCTGGCAGCTCTTCTGGCGGCGACGAGGTGACGTTCCTCTTCGAACTGCCGGATGCCGCCCTCGCCCTCTCCTGCCGTGAAGACGACCCGGCACAGAGCATGTACCTCCTGGCCGGGGATGGCTTCGAGGCCGCGCTCATCGACGCGCTTCGCGCTGTTGGCGTGCCGATCAAGAACGTGACGCGCCTGCCCGCGCCGGAAGCTACTCAGTAAATCAGCGTTCCTTCTTTCTCCCGGCCATCCAAGGCCGGTTTCGCATTGACGCCACTTTTTTCCTGTGCTATCTTGACACTATGAAAACCCTGTCATATTGACGGGGGTTTGTTTTAACAAGAGGGAATCTCCACCAACCATTTCCTATTATTATGCCAAACGACATTGAACAAGCCATACGACAGATTTGTGAGGAGAAGGGACTAAGTTACGAAGCGGTGCTCGAGACCATCCAGGCAGCGCTTGCCGCGGCGTACCGGAAAGACTTCGGCGACAAAACGCAAAACATCGAAGTGGAGTTTGATGTGGCGACCGGGAAAATTCGCGCCCACGATGTGAAGACCGTCGTGTCGGACGTAGATCTTGAGGAAGTCGTACGTGTGGAGGAAGCGCGTCGCGCCAAACAGGAAGAGCGCAATGCTCTTGTGGCACAGATGCAGGCGCGTGGTGAGGTGATCCCGCCAGAGTTTGACGGCCCGGTACTTGCGGAGGGCCCGACGTTCAACGAAAAAACGGAGATCATGTTGTCCCAGGCAAAGTTGGTGGACCCCGACGCAGAGCTTGGCGAGATCTTGCGCATGGAATTGCCGGTGCCGGGCGAATTCGGACGCATGGCGGCCATGACGGCCAAGCAAGTGGTCATGCAGAAACTGCGCGAAGCGGAGCGGGAGATCGTCTACGGCGAATTCAAGGAGTTTGAGCACACATGCGTGGTCGGTACCATTCAGCGCCGTGAAGGCCGAGTGATTCTGGTGGACTTGAATCGCGCGACGGGGATTCTTCGCCCAGAGGACCAAACTCCCGGCGAGCGCTACAACTCCGGTTCACGCATGAAGTTTTACGTCCGCTCTGTGTCACTGACCTCGAAGGGTCCCGAGATATTGCTCTCGCGTACAGACTCGGCCCTTGTAAAGTGTTTATTCCAAAACGAAATTCCTGAAGCGGCGGATGGTGCTGTGGAGATTAAGGGTATGGCGCGCGAACCTGGCGGACGCACCAAAGTGGCGGTTGCCACCAGCGACGACTCCATTGACCCCATTGGCGCCTGTATCGGTCAACGTGGCACCCGTATTCAAACGATTATTGCCGAGCTTGGCGGCGAGAAGATTGACATCATCCAATGGAGTGGGGATGCTCATGAATATGTGGCAAACGCTCTCTCACCCGCGCGTGTTTCCTCGGTGGAGATTAAAGAGACAACAAATGATGGGGAAGAAAAATTGGCAATCGTGACGGTTCCCGATGACCAGCTCTCACTTGCGGTGGGGAAGGGCGGCCAAAACGTGCGTCTTGCCTCGCGGTTGGTTTCTATGCGCATCACCGTGCAAGGAGAAACGGGCGGGAAGCCAGATGCGCCAGAAGAGGTACCCGCGGATGCGGCGCCTGTTGCAGATGTTCCCTCAACAGAAAACGCCTAATCTATGTTCCAGACGTACCTTGCTGAGCCGATGTACAACTTGCTTGTCTGGCTTTACAACGTCATTCCGCTGCACGATATTGGCATTGCAATCATCGTTCTCACCCTCATAATCAAAGGAGTGCTCTGGCCGCTTACAGGCAAGGCACTCAAGAGCCAGCGCATGCTTCAGGCGCTTCAGCCGAAAATTGATGCACTCCGAAAGGAGTGCGGACAGGACAAAGAGCGTCTAGCCGCTGGCATGATGAAACTCTACAAAGAAGAAAAAGTGAACCCCGCTTCTTCCTGCCTCCCTCTATTAATCCAACTACCGATTCTCATTGCGCTGTACCGTGTGCTGTTGGTGGGACTCAACAATGGCGATACGTACCAGCTTTATGATTTTGTTGCTGACCCCGGAACCATCAACGAAATTTCTCTGGGCTTCATCAACTTGGCTCGGGCGAATATCGTGCTGGCACTCTTAGCCGGTGCGTCGCAGTACGTGCAGGCAAAGATGCTCCAGATACGGCGGCCACCGGCAATCGTGCGCGGAACCGAGGCGGCGAAAGATGAAGACCTTGCTGCGTCCATGAACAAATCCATGCTCTATATCATGCCGGTTATGACCGTGGTGATTGGCGCGTCGCTTCCGGGCGGTCTGGCGCTGTACTGGTTGGTCGTGACGCTGCTTTCTATTCTCCAGCAATACCTCGTGTTCCGTTCTCTTCCTCACGCGGCGCCTGCCCAATCGACCTCCTAGCTATGCTTCGCGACGCCCTCCTTCGAACGTTGGCATGGTTTGCCACGCAGGAGTATGCGCCCACAGCGTTTGAAGTGTGGAAGTGGATGGATCCGTGGACGGGGGATGCATCCACCCCGGCGTTTCTTGTCGTGAGGAGGGAATTAGGGGAGCTCTGCCAGCACGGAGACATTATTACTCAAGACGGTCTTTTTGCTCTTGCAGGGTACGAGTCGTTGTTTACGCTGCGAGAGGAACGTGCACGCGACAGTGTCCAGAAATTGCGGCGTTTGAATCGCGTCGTGCGTTTTTTGCGACTCCTCCCCACCCTCCGGGCAATTTTTGCGTGCAACACCCTTGCGTGGTCACATACACGCCCCGAAAGCGATCTTGACCTTCTTCTTGTTGTCCGGCACGGATGGCTCTGGACGACACGCCTGCTTGCCACATTGCCCCTTGCTCTTTTGCGACTACGCCCGGAGGAGACGAAACAGAATCCCGTGTGCTTGAGTTTTTTCTTGAGCGAGAAGGCTACGCATCTCGGCTCGCTCCGCTTGTCAGGTGGTGACCCCTATTTGTGGTATTGGCTCCATGCTCTTATCCCGCTCCACGACCCGCTACGTATTAAAGAGCAACTGGATCTTTCTCTTGGCGAAAAAGAATCTCCCGCATCCGTTTCTTCCATCGAGCGCATTTGTGAAAAATTTGAGTGGGTACTGATGCCAAGCGAGATCAAGCGCATCGCCAACACAGATACGCGTGTGATTCTCTCGCGCGACATGCTAAAATTCCATGTAGGCGACCGACGTCTTCACTTCCGCGAGGCGCATCGTGCACTCTGTGAAGCGCTTGGGCTTCCGCCATTTGATTATGAAAATATTTGAACAAGCGCAGGGCGTCTTGCTTTTGGCAATCCTGTTTCTCTTACCGTGGCAAACACACTTGCTGGTGGGGGTGGAGCCGTTTCTTGGCGCAGAGGGAGATGCAGGATTGCTCCGCGTCTACGCGGTGGAGGGACTCGTATGGCTTGCCTTTGTTCTTCACCCGTTTGTCCGTGTAGCAGAGAGGGCACGGCTGCCCGTCTTTCTTGGCTGGGTCGTGGTATTGACACTTCTTGTTTCGACGGGTTTCTCTTCCTCCATCCTTCTTGGTTTCACAACATGGCTTCATATTGCCTCGGCGTTTCTCCTTTTCGTCCTTCTTGTTTCCGAGACTGTGCCGGTTCGCCGCGCCGCCCTCGTGTTTGTTTTGGGGCTGGTGATTCCTGGGGTGCTCGGTGTGTTTCAAGCGATCATGGGGAGCTCGCCCGGCGCCTCATGGTTGGGGCTTCCGGCGCGAGATGCCGCTCTGGCGGGGGAGGCGGTCATTGAAAGTTTCTCTCTCCGATGGCTTCGTGCGGCGGGAGCATTTCCTCACCCGAATATTTTTGGCGGTTATCTTGCCGTAGCTCTTTTCGCCTGTGGTTTTGTTTTTTGGCAAGCGAAACGTTTTCGTGTCGCTCTTGGTGCAATTGGCCTCCTCCTTTTTGTCACTCTCCTCCTCACGTATTCACGTTCTGCATGGTTGGCACTCGTCCTCTCTGCCGCGATCCTCTGTTGGATTCTTTTCACGCATCACCGTTCGGCTCTCCGGCGTGTGATTCCGTTCGGCCTCGCGGCTCTTCTCGTCATCTTTTTTACGGTCTCCATTTTTTCCCAACCCTTTGCCACACGTTTTGATCCGACCGCGCGTCTGGAAGGGCGGTCGCTTGAAGAGCGTGTTGGTGGGCTTGCCGATTGGCGGAGCATTATGAACCAGGATCCTGCGCGTTGGTGGCGCGGGGTAGGCCTGGGCCACTATCCTTTGACGCTCACACAGATTGACCCCACGCGTCCCCTGTACGCTTTGGCTCCAGTTCACAACACCTATCTGCTCATTCTGGCGGAGCTTGGCGTTCCCATCGCTCTCCTGCTGCTGCTTTGGATTGCCTCGATGGATCGTTTGAACTACGCCGCACTCCCGCGTATTCCTGCCGCCGTGGCTCTCGCGATGGGTAATGTTCTTCTTGTCGTGGGTTTCTTTGACCATTATCTTTGGAGCTCTTGGAGCGGTCTTGTGCTCTCCGCCTTCGTCATGGCCATGACAGTGAGACTATCATGTCATTCGGAGCTTAGCTCCGAGGGAACTCAATAAAATCAATACCTTCCTCGGAGCTAAGCTCCGAGAAACGGCATATGCGTACGACAGAATTTGCAAGCGGAGAGTACTACCATATCTACAATCGTGGAGTCGATAAAAGGCAAATTTTTCTATCCCCTCTGGATTTTGAAAGATTCTATGAATCTCTCTATTTGTTCAATGATAGATCCTATGATCGCAAGGGAGGGGACAAAGTCGAGCGAACCCTGCAACTCGCCGGAGCAGAAGTTTTTGGCATTGATCGAGACCCCCTTGCTTCTATTCTATCCTTTGAGCTTATGTCCAACCACTTCCACATGCTTATTCGACAAGAACGAGATGGAGGTGTTTCAGAGTTTATGCATCGCGTTGGTACTGGATACACAAATTATTTCAATGGCTTGTATAAGAGGACGGGGAGTTTATTTGAGGGGCCGTTCCATGCAGTACAGATACAAAGCGATGCTCAGTTGATACATGTCATTCGCTATATTCATTTAAATGGGCTTGATGGCTCTAGTCACCTGTGGAGAGAAGGGGAAGTTCTTGATTGGGATAGAGCTCTTCATCTCCTCGATCAGTATTCTTGGTCGAGTCACCATTTTTACATGGGGCGTGACCAGGAGTTACCAGTTCTCAACGAACAGCTGGTTCACTCGTTATTTCCTGACCCTGGCGAGTACAGTACATTCTTACGTGGCTGGTCACAAAGAGAAATCGCGCACCTCTCTCCCGGAATTCTTTGGAGTTAAGCTCCGAGGGAACCCAATAAAATCAATACCCTCCTCGGAGCTTAGCTCCGAGGAAACATAGATTCCCTAAGCTAGGGATTCCAATTTTCCTCCCATTCTGCTAGGGTGGCATCTTCTGCCGCCGTACCTTCAACCAACCCTCTTGCGGCAGAGGAGGAGTTCCCATGTCTCGCAAGCCGATTGATCTCGAAGACATCACGAACTACGCCGTGTATGTCCTCGAAGGTCATGACATCGAGGTGTGTCCCTGGCAGGATCAGTCCTCGAGCGGGTTCTACCGGCTGTCGCTTTGCTTCGGTGCGTCTGCGGCGCTCAACCGCGTTCTGCGTCCCGACTCCTCGCTCACGGACTCGTTCAACTTCTTCGTGAAGCAGGATCACCTGGGGCTCTCGCCTGCTGACACGGCCCGCCTGTACGGGACTGGTGTGCGCAAGATGGTGGATACCCTGTCGCCCAAGGGTCTTGTCGTCGCCGTGGATGTGAACGCCAATCCGGAAGCGGCGGCGATGGGCATCGTCTACGCCCTGCAGGAAGCCAACTATTTCCAGACTGACATGGAGATCTACCGCGGCCTCACGACGGTTCGGATCATGGTGGACGGTGAAGCCTTCGTGACGAAGGCCGAACGCGGCGTGGAGATCGCGCGGCTCGGCAACCTGCAGCGGTGCCTGGCCACCGTCACCCCCACCGATGAGGGGCTCTCGACGGACGGCTTCGCCGAACTCGTCGAGCGGCTCTGGAAGGGGAGGGAGTTTCCCGAAATGGTCGAGTACGTGGGGACCGAGGAGATGGGCTTGATCAATGCCGTCTGCCGCGGTTCCGGCCGTTCGGGCCAGGTGCTGCGTCTCACCGTGCATCCCACGACGGGGGAGACCACGACGCGCGACGTGATCATCGGCAAGGGCCTGGTCTTCGACGACGGCGGGCAGGTCTCCAAGGGCGAACACATGGCGGGCATGGGCGGCGACAAGATGGGCGCGCTCGGCTGCCTCGGCGTGGCGCTGTACTTCGGACAGCATCCCGACGAGCTCACGCGCACGCTTGAGGTCATCCTCGTGCTGGCCGAGAACCGCACCGACGGCAACGCCTACCTCATGGACGAGATCCTCACCTCCTTTGGCGGCAAGCGGGTGCGCGTGACGCATCCCGATGCCGAGGGCCGGCTGGTCTTGGCCGACGCCATCGAGTGGGCGCACGCGAACTTTTCTGACATCGCGAGTCTGCAGACCATGGCGACGCTCACGGGAGCGGCGGTCACGGCGCTCGGCCAGCCCTTCTCGGCCATGTTCGTGAACGACAACTACTGGGAGCGGATGACCGAACTCAAGGAAGCGGGCGAGCGCGCTGCCGACCGCGTCTGGCCCATGCCGATGGACCCCTACTACGCGAACCTTCTCCTCGACCCCGTGGCCGACCTGAGGAACACGGGCAAGAAGAAGGAGGGCGGGCCGAGCCTGGGGGCGATGTTCCTCGCGGCCTTCCACCCCAAGGACTGGCCGGGGGAGTTCATCCATCTTGACATCGCGGGCTCCACGGCGCTCGACTTCGCCGGTGGCACCGAGATCGCCGAAGGTCTTCCGCGCGCAGCTGGCATCGCTTTCACGATCGAGCGTCTGCGCAAGAAGTAACGAGGACACGAGCTCGCAAGAGCGAAGGAGAATCTTCTCAATCCAGCCCACGGCTGGATTTCGTCTTCTCCAGGGCTTGACAGGCCCCTTTTCTTGTACCAAAATGGCGCTCGCAAGCACTCTAGCTTGTTGAGTGCTAATTAACCCTCCTCATTATTTATGAAGTTACGTCCTCTTAATGACCATATTCTTGTGAAGCCCCTTTCCTCCGAAGAGGTAACGGCTTCCGGCATCATCCTCCCCGACACCGTGGACAAGGACCGTCCGGAACAAGGTGAGGTCGTTGCCGTGGGTCCCGGCAAGCGTTTGGAAAATGGCGAACGCGCACCGATGGATGTGTCCGTCGGAGACAAAGTTGTCTTTAAAAAATATTCTCCCGATCCAGTGAAAGTGAAGGAGGAAGAATATTTGGTGATTCGCAACGACGACATTGTGGCCATCCTTGAATAACTCTTTCTATGTCAAAACAAATTCTTTTTAACGAAGATGCGCGCGCGGCGCTCAAGCGCGGTGTAGATAAACTTGCCAATGCCGTGAAGGTCACATTGGGTCCTCGTGGACGCAATGTTGTGCTCGAGCGTGGATACGGCGCCCCAACGGTCACAAAGGACGGCGTCACGGTAGCGAAGGAAATCGAACTCGAAGACAAGAACGAAAATCTTGGGGCAGAGTTGGTGAAGGAAGTGGCGACGAAAACCAACGACGCTGCGGGCGACGGCACAACGACGGCAACCGTGTTGGCGCAAGCGCTCATTGCCGAGGGTCTCAAAAATGTGACCGCGGGCATCAATCCGCAGGTGCTGCGCCGGGGGATTGAGAAGGGCGTGGAAGAGATGGTGCATGAGCTCAAGAATATTTCCAAACCTGTGGGCGGCGATGCTATTCAACAGATCGCTTCCATTTCGGCGAACGATCCGGAAATCGGAAAGGTGATTGCGGAGGCCATGAAGAAGGTCGGGGAAAACGGGGTGATTTCTGTGGAAGAGGGACCGTCGCTCGGTATTGAGGTGGAGACGGTGGAGGGCATGCAGTTCGACAAAGGCTATGTCTCTTCGTACATGGTGACGAACGCCGATCGTATGGAGGCGGAATACGAGGATCCCTACATTTTGATTACGGACAAAAAAATAAGCTCGGTCGAGGATTTGATTCCCGTACTTGAAAAAGTAGCGCAGGCGGGGCGCAAGGAGATTGTGATTATTGCGGAAGACGTGGATGGGCAAGCGCTTGCAACTCTCGTGGTGAACAAACTGCGCGGCACATTCTCGGCGCTTGCCATCAAAGCGCCAGGATTCGGTGACCGCCGCAAAGCCATGTTGCAAGACATCGCGGTGCTTACTGGTGGAAAGGTGATTTCAGAGGAAGTCGGCCTTAAGTTGGATAGCGCCACGGTTTCCGATCTCGGTCGCGCGCGCAAAGTGACGGCGACGAAAGACACCACGGTTATTGTGGACGGCAAAGGACATCGCGCGGATATTGATGGGCGCATTGCGCAGATCAAAAAAGAGATTGAGCGCACCGATTCGGATTACGACAAAGAGAAGCTGCAAGAACGCTTAGCAAAGCTCGCCGGCGGCGTTGCGGTCATCAAAGTGGGGGCGGCAAGCGAGGTGGAGATGAAAGAAAAGAAACATCGCATTGAAGACGCGGTCTCGGCCACGAAGGCAGCGGTGGAGGAGGGGATTGTGCCCGGCGGCGGCGTTGCACTTATTCGTGCGGCCAAGATGCTTGAGAGTATCGCGCTTCACGGTGATGAGCGCGTGGGAATGGAGATTCTCCGTCGCGCCATCGAAGAGCCGATGCGCATCATCGCGCACAATGCCGGCAAGGACGGGTCCGTGATTGTGAACCGTGTGAAAGAGGGGAAGGACGGATTCGGTTACAATGCTGCGACGGACACGTATGAAGATTTGGTGGAAAGCGGGGTCATCGACCCAGCCAAAGTGACGCGCTCGGCGCTTCAGAATGCAGCCTCGATTGCGATCATGGTCCTCACAACCGAAGCGTCTGTGACAGACATCCCGAAAAAAGATGATCATGCCACGGCAGCCGCGGGAATGGGCGGAGGCATGGGTGGCGGAGGCATGGGGATGTATTAAAGAGAAAAGATAGGCGGGGCTACTATGCCCCGCCTTTGACGCAAAATAGGGTAAAGCGTACAATTCTCAAGTATGGAAACACCAAACTTTCAGAAAGACGCCGAAGAAAACAAACTCATCGCGGCCATTGGCTACGTGGGTATTCTCTGCCTCGTCCCCCTCATTCTCAAAAAAGATTCTCCATTTGCGCAGCACCACGGCAAGCAAGGCCTTGTGGTATTCATCGCGTGGATTATTCTCTGGATCGGCAACATTATCCCCGTGCTGGGACAGATTATCTGGTTTGTCGGAAGCATCGCTCTTCTTATACTTGTGGTTATGGGGATCATGAATGCGATGGCGGGGAATATGTGGGAGATGCCGTATCTCGGCAAATTTGCCAAACAGGTGAAATTATAATTTGTGTCTATCGTAACCGACATTTCCGTCCAGAAGGACCGTGCCGCCACCCTGTGGCGGCTTCTTTGACGTAGATGGCGCCAAAACGCGGCTTACTGAGATCGAGGCGACTATGAGTGCCGCAGATTTTTGGAAGGATAAAAACCGCGCGCGTACTCTCGGTCAAGAGTCTGCGAGTCTTCGTCGGACTATTGAACAAATGGAGGACGTGAACAAGAGGATCGCGGACACGGAGGGATACAGCGCTTTAGCGGGCGAGGGAGCTCTGCAAGAACTTGAGGGGGAGGTGGCGTCAATCGGCAAGATTCTTGATGCGTTAGAATTTCGTACACTTTTTTCTGGTCCTTACGATTCTCATAACGCCATTGTGGACATTCATGCGGGTTCGGGCGGCACGGAGGCGAATGATTGGACCGGCATGCTGCTTCGTATGTACATGCGGTTTGCCGAATCGAAGGGGTGGCGGGTGACAATGCTCTCCGAATCCCCGGCGGAAGAAGCCGGGTACAAGTCTGTCACGCTTCGCATGGAAGGAGAGTATGCATACGGGACGCTTCGTTCGGAAGCCGGCGTGCATCGGCTGGTGCGTATTTCGCCGTTTGATGCCGAAAAAATGCGCCATACGACCTTTGCGCTTGTGAATGTCATCCCGGAATTTGACGAAGTTCCCGACATCGTGATTGATCCCAAAGATATTCGCGTGGACACGTTTCTCTCTTCCGGTCATGGGGGGCAAAGCGTGCAGACGACGTACTCCGCTGTACGCGTTGTGCATATCCCCACAGGTGTTGTGGTAAGCTGTCAGAACGAGCGATCGCAACAACAAAACAGAGAGACGGCCATGAAAATTCTTGCTTCGCGTCTCTACCAAATCGAACAGAAAAAACGCGAACGGCAAGTCTCCGATATCCGCGGGGATGTGCAAAGCGCCGAGTGGGGAAACCAGATCCGCTCGTACGTGCTTCATCCCTACAAGCTTGTGAAGGATCACCGCACGGAAGCGGAGACGCAAGAGGCAGAAGACGTATTGAATGGCGACCTTGATATATTCGTCCAGGCCTACCTTCGCTCGCAAGTCCACCTTAGCCACTAATTTCCCTATGACCTACAAAACCGCTCTTGTCACCGGTGGCGCCGGGTTTATCGGCTCACACATTGTGGATGCTCTCGTGGCGCGCCGCGTGAAAGTGTTTGTGGTGGACGATCTTTCCACGGGCCATAAAGAAAATCTCAATCCTAATGTATCTTTCACGAAGCTTTCTGTGACGTCGCCTGCGTTTCGGACGTTGGTGAAGAAGGTAAAACCTGACGTTATTTTCCATTTGGCGGCGCACTTGAGCGTGCGCGCGTCTATTGAACGGCCGATTCATGACGCGACGGTGAACATTCTTGGAACGCTCAATATGCTTGAAGCGGCGCGGGAAGCGGGCGTGAAAAAAATTGTTGTCACGTCCTCGGGCGGTATTATGTACCCCGCTTCGCTTAAGCGGGCGAGCGAAGAAGACGGCATTTATCCGGAATCTCCCTACGGCGTTTCCAAGCGTGCCATTGAGTTATACCTTGAGCATTATTGGAGCGTGTTTAAGATTCCCTATGTGGCTCTGCGGCTTTCCAATGTCTACGGCCCGCGACAGCGCGCCCATACTCCCGGCGAGGGGGGAGTGGTGCCAAATTTTATTGAAACAATGCGTGCCGGCAAGCGTCCCTTTATCACCGGCAAAGGAGACAAGACGCGCGACTTTGTTTATGTGACGGATGTGGCGGCGGCAGCGCTCGCGGCAGCGCGGTCGTCTTACGTGGGTATTGTCAACATTTCGAGCTGCCAAGAAGCAAGCGTGCATCAGATCTTTGATCTTTTAGCGCGCCTTGTAAAGTATCCGCACAAGCCAGAGTAT harbors:
- a CDS encoding co-chaperone GroES, which produces MKLRPLNDHILVKPLSSEEVTASGIILPDTVDKDRPEQGEVVAVGPGKRLENGERAPMDVSVGDKVVFKKYSPDPVKVKEEEYLVIRNDDIVAILE
- a CDS encoding membrane protein insertase YidC, translating into MFQTYLAEPMYNLLVWLYNVIPLHDIGIAIIVLTLIIKGVLWPLTGKALKSQRMLQALQPKIDALRKECGQDKERLAAGMMKLYKEEKVNPASSCLPLLIQLPILIALYRVLLVGLNNGDTYQLYDFVADPGTINEISLGFINLARANIVLALLAGASQYVQAKMLQIRRPPAIVRGTEAAKDEDLAASMNKSMLYIMPVMTVVIGASLPGGLALYWLVVTLLSILQQYLVFRSLPHAAPAQSTS
- the nusA gene encoding transcription termination/antitermination protein NusA, whose product is MPNDIEQAIRQICEEKGLSYEAVLETIQAALAAAYRKDFGDKTQNIEVEFDVATGKIRAHDVKTVVSDVDLEEVVRVEEARRAKQEERNALVAQMQARGEVIPPEFDGPVLAEGPTFNEKTEIMLSQAKLVDPDAELGEILRMELPVPGEFGRMAAMTAKQVVMQKLREAEREIVYGEFKEFEHTCVVGTIQRREGRVILVDLNRATGILRPEDQTPGERYNSGSRMKFYVRSVSLTSKGPEILLSRTDSALVKCLFQNEIPEAADGAVEIKGMAREPGGRTKVAVATSDDSIDPIGACIGQRGTRIQTIIAELGGEKIDIIQWSGDAHEYVANALSPARVSSVEIKETTNDGEEKLAIVTVPDDQLSLAVGKGGQNVRLASRLVSMRITVQGETGGKPDAPEEVPADAAPVADVPSTENA
- a CDS encoding transposase, with the translated sequence MRTTEFASGEYYHIYNRGVDKRQIFLSPLDFERFYESLYLFNDRSYDRKGGDKVERTLQLAGAEVFGIDRDPLASILSFELMSNHFHMLIRQERDGGVSEFMHRVGTGYTNYFNGLYKRTGSLFEGPFHAVQIQSDAQLIHVIRYIHLNGLDGSSHLWREGEVLDWDRALHLLDQYSWSSHHFYMGRDQELPVLNEQLVHSLFPDPGEYSTFLRGWSQREIAHLSPGILWS
- a CDS encoding O-antigen ligase family protein, which translates into the protein MKIFEQAQGVLLLAILFLLPWQTHLLVGVEPFLGAEGDAGLLRVYAVEGLVWLAFVLHPFVRVAERARLPVFLGWVVVLTLLVSTGFSSSILLGFTTWLHIASAFLLFVLLVSETVPVRRAALVFVLGLVIPGVLGVFQAIMGSSPGASWLGLPARDAALAGEAVIESFSLRWLRAAGAFPHPNIFGGYLAVALFACGFVFWQAKRFRVALGAIGLLLFVTLLLTYSRSAWLALVLSAAILCWILFTHHRSALRRVIPFGLAALLVIFFTVSIFSQPFATRFDPTARLEGRSLEERVGGLADWRSIMNQDPARWWRGVGLGHYPLTLTQIDPTRPLYALAPVHNTYLLILAELGVPIALLLLLWIASMDRLNYAALPRIPAAVALAMGNVLLVVGFFDHYLWSSWSGLVLSAFVMAMTVRLSCHSELSSEGTQ
- a CDS encoding YraN family protein, whose amino-acid sequence is MDPRRVLGNRAERLAAEYLERKGYEILARQYTTRFGEVDLIAKAGEEIVFVEVKWRQSLEAGYPEESVHPNKLHRLQIAAEAYLCEQKKEDAPHRYDVVAMVEEGGRLEIEHLDGI